A window of Microcoleus sp. bin38.metabat.b11b12b14.051 genomic DNA:
CAATCAAGAGGCTGTTGAGGATATCTTCTTTAGATAAATCTTCTTTGTCTTCTTCAAATAGTTGACCCAGTGATTGCAAAATTAGGGTTTCGATCGGCAGGTTGAGTTTACCAGCTTTATCAATAAGCTGCTGTTCTAAATATTCAGGAATGGTGAGGGTAATTTGCATGGGGTTTACCTTTTGTTATTACAAATTTTCAAGTATCGACTGTATTTTAATTGTTAGATAGCTAACTGCTACTATTTCTTGCCGCTTCTAGTTTTTGGCGAATTGCGGCTTGAACTTTTTCATCAAAATCAGGATCGCCGGGACTTGCAATAATCCTCAGGGGATGCTGATTGATTCTGTCTAAATAGGCTTGAAAAGCGGCTCTATCCCCTCGATGTCTGAGAAAATACTTTTTCAATTCAGTATTCGACATTGCGTTATAGTTAACTTGGCTCATCAGCAAACTCCCCATTGGGTAAAATTTGGAACTCAAGCTCTTCGTCATACCCAGCCAATATGTATATGTTATGAGTGCGATCGTCAACACAAACAAGATGTATGGGTTGAAGCATTGTGTAGGTTAGTTGATAGCAGATGCGATATAAACTTTCTAGCTGGGCAGCAGTAGGCATTGGGGTTAATTACTGTACCTAATATTTATTTTGACATATAACTCAAGGGAATAATTGACTAATACATTAAATTTTACTTAACTATTTTGTGGCTTCAACAAAACCAATTCCGCCCCCACAGGCAAATGATCGGACTCGGTGGCGTTCAAAATTGAACTTGATTTCGCACCCCAATGCTGGGAATACCAAATATAATCAATCCGACAAACGGGATAGTTTAATTTAAAATTTGATCTTTTTACTAATAATTTAAGTTTCCAACCATGAGGCCAGGTAAAACCAAACCCAAATCCAGATTTTCGGAAAGAATCTTGCAGGACTTTCTGTACATTGTAGTAATCTTGAGTTTCGTCTGTCATGTTAAAATCGCCAGCGACTATTACGGGTAGAGTTTCTTGCTCGACTCGCTGCACTAAATCTTGAATTTCTGGGGCTCGCATACCATATTTGTAAATGGGGATTTTGAGAAAAGGTAAGATGTTATATCCCTTAAACCAGGGCCCGGTGGCTTGCATATTATAAATGACTATTTCTTGTTGGTTGAATTTAATAATTGCGCGCTGTTGCGTTTCTGGATGGCCGGCTAAGTGCAGTATTTCGCTGGATATAATGGGATATTTACTGAGAATTCCTACTGGGGGAATGCCAATTTGATAGGGGTAGTCTGGTTTTAACCAGGTGAAAGCTCTTTTAGTATGTTTGTTGACGATTTCTTGTAAAAATATAATGTCGGGTTTTTGGCGTTCAATTAGTTTAACTAACGTTGGTGACTGTGTTGTATACCAGCCGACATTGTGCGATAATATTTTGAGGCTGGGCTGGGTATTTGTGATGTTAGTTGGTGCGGGAGAAAAGTATTTTAGGTGCAGCCAACTTATGAGGAGAATGCAGGATATCATAGAAATAATGGTGAACCATTTTTTCTTGATAATTGAGACTCCGACGATGGGAAGTAGGAAAACAGGAAATAAAATTAAGGGTACAAAAGTGCTAATTAAGGCAATAATTGAGATTCGATCCCAAAAGATTAGTTTGAGAATGAAATAGCAGATAATAAATACTGAGTAGCTGTAAGCGAGAATTGTTACTGATTGCTGGAAAATTCTGTTGATGATATCTGTTGGTTTGTGCTTCATTGAGAGTTAAAATAAGAATTTGCTTAAATCGAATTCTTCATTTGACCGATGTTTATTATCCCTTTCAGAAATTAAGAACAGCAAAAGGCGATCGGTATAATCCGCCGCACCCCGAAATTCTTCTCGCAATATTTCCAATCCGCCATTAGCATATTCTTCAAAAATTTGCAAGCGTTCTACCTCTGATTTTGCGTCAAGATGGGAGAGAATTTGGGGATTTTTGGTTTCGGCGATCGCAATTAGCTTAATTGCCATATCGTAACCTCTGGATACAAAAATATCAACGTCGATCGCACCGGGTTCGCGTTTGGAGATTTCCCCTAAGGGCGATCGCTTTTTTCGCTTTTTTCCTAGGGATGCGGCGAAGGCGATGACATCGGCGTATGTCTGGAAAGGGCCGCTTTTGTTATCTGATAAAGTTAAGGATTTAACTAAATCGGCTTTGTCTTTAGCAATTCTAATTCTGTTGGGAGCCATTGGGAATTAATATTTAGTTTTTGATTGATAGAATAACCGCAGATGTGAGGCAGATGCAACACAGATTAACGCAGATAATTTTTAGAATGTTCGTAGTAGCATAATTTTTTGGGCGAAACTTCCTCGGGCTTCCCGGCGTTTGGTTTTTTCGGCTAAAAGTCGATTGCCCGAAACGCCATAACTCAGCATCAGCGCATCCATAACTTCAGACAAATCAGCCAATTCCGCCAGCAAATCATCGTCATCAGCCGCTGCTGCTTCTGCCGCTTCCTCGATCAGCTTCTGGCGCAAAGCTTGACGGTATTCGCGATCGGACAAAATCACAAACTCGCATTCATTCCCGCTTTGACGAATAATTTCAGGAATGCGATCGCGCACCAACTTATGATACTCTTTTTCCATATCAGACTTCCTTCAACCTTGATTAAAAGTTTGAATCAACCAGCGGGCTATTTCCCCATCATCTTGAGTTTGACTGCGGTTCAAAGCTTCCTCAACTAACGCGATTTCCAGCCCAGGTAAAACCCGCGACTGTTGAATTCTGCCGCTACCTCCATCATTAATTGCAAAGGCAAAAACCTCCTGTGTATTCGCACGATCCACCCAATATTCGCTAATTCCTGCGTCTTCGTAAAGCAACCGCTTGCTGCCTAAATCATCGTTAAAAGAAGATGCACCAACTTCTATTACTAAATTAGGTGGATCGCATTCGTTCAAATCAACAGGTGAATTGCTGTCATTAGGAGGCAATTTCAAATTTGAACCGATGTAACAAGCTATATATGGTTGAAATTCACTAATACCGGCTTTCCTAAAACTGGCATTAATAAACTGCACGAATCGGATATTTTTAAATGTTGCAAACAGACTGACTACAGATGAAAGGATTGAATGTTGGTGCCCGTGCAATGGCCCTACTGGTGACATTTCTACCCTCATGTGTTCTTGATAGTAATAAAACTTGCCCTTTTCCCAAGTTGAATCATCAGCGAAGGCTAAAAACTCTTCCCACGTTGCTTTAACCCAAATATCCGTTTCCAAAACCTGCGTAATTGCCGAACTAGAAGCCATAATCCACCTCTACTATTTCCGTATATTCAAATTCATTCGGACTGCGCTTAACTAAAGCATAGCGCATCCCGCCCAGGTCGATCGAGTCTTCTTCGCAATCAGGTTTCGGAGAATTGTACTCCAGCACGTATTCCTTACCTATGGAAGTTTCCATTTCTTGGGCTACTTCTCCCCGCCACTGAGTTTTAGTCACTAAAACTACTAATTGATTCGCCAATTTGGGGAGTTTATTCGCGATTTGTTTGCGATAAATCTCGTCCAAACTGCCAAAGGGAGAATCCATCACAATCGGAAACGTACTGCTATCGGGGCCCATCAAAGTATTTTTTTGACTCCACTCACGCACACCTTCAATAATTCCGCCGATAAATGACAAACTGAGGATTTGATTTTCTCCGGTGGAGGCGGCGACTAAAGATTCTTTTCCTGATGTGTTTTCTACTAGGGTTAGTTCGTATTTATCGCTTAACTTTGGGATGTAAGGAGTAAAAGAGATTTGACTGAAAATATCTTGTACTCGCTTTTCTAGATGAGAACAAAATTCTTTTTCTAAACGCGATCGCACTTCTGTTAGGCGATCGATCGCATCCTGAGACGCAGCAATCCGGCGCTGGGCCAACACTTGCCTTTCCTCGTTGAGTTGCTGCTTGTCGATTTGCTTGTCAAAAGCGGCTACCTGGGCTGTCAAACTCTCAATCTGCTGCTGGTTAGAGCCTGTTTCCCGGTGCAACTCGCTCATGTTTGCCTCAATTTGATCCAAGCGCTTTTGCAAGCGGCTGACATCGCCGTTAGGGAAGTTTTTTAGCTTGGTGTGAATGTCGTCTAACTGGCTTTCCACGCGAGAAAGTTCGGATCTACCGCGACTGATATTGCTTTGTTGGCGATCGATTTCATCCCAAAAATCAGCTATTTGGCGATCGATTTCATTTATGCGATCGCTAATTCGGATCGTAGTTTCTTCCACATCTCCAGCACCCGCTTTATCCATCCAACCCATGACATTTTCGCAAGCAACAGAATGGGGGGTTAACTCAGCACCGCAGATACACTGCTGCTGCGCCAATAACTCTTGTAAAAACGGGCGCTGAATTCCCGAAAGCAACTCACCTTTCTCCCGCAACGCCCCGACAATAATTTCAAATTCCGCCGCCGCATCGGATAAAAACATCGCGTAACCGCGCACAGAAATCTCTCGTTTGATAGCATCTAAACAGCGGGCAATTTCTTGCTTAAATAAAGTCTGCTGCATTTCTAATTCATTGCGTAACTTTTGCAACTCCGCAGCACCGCTGAGTTCTAGCAAACTACCGCTTACTGCTTTTTTTACTTCACCTTGATTAATCAACTCTTGCTCGATTTCTAGTTGTTTTTGCGAAAGTTTGTCTGCTTCTTCTTGAGATTTTTGTTTTTCTTTTAAAAGTTTCTTAATTTCTGAATTGCCAATCTGTCTTAAATCTGTTTCTAGAGACTTTTTGGCATCTCCCAGATGTCGGATAGAGCGAGTCAATACCTCTACTCCCAGCAATTCCTTGGTAGCTTCAGCAATTTCTGCTTTCTTGTCGTGACGGACAATTTGCTCGATTCGCTCTCCGTCAAAAAAGAAATATTGATGCAAACTTTCAGGCAAAATGCGTCCGATAATATCGTCTGGATGCTGCGGCGATGGCATCCAACGCCCGTCATCTTTTGCTATTTGTAGGAATAACTCGCTTTTGCTTTGTTCGAGATTCTCATCACTTTTATAAACGCGACAAGCACGTCTTACTTTGTACCTAATTGTGTCATGTTCAAAAATAATTTCTACCCAACAATCTACTTTTTTGCCATTTTTTGCTTCCGCAATAGCCCGTTTGTTGACTAATTGCTCTCCAACCGCAAAAGCTGCGCTAAATTTTTCGTACAGCACCCAAGTAAAGCCGTTCATTAAAGCTGTTTTTCCGGCGCCGTTATTCCCGTGAATTATTGTAATATTTTGCGCGCCCCAAGCAAGTTTAATTTCGGGAGTTTGGTCGTAAAATTGCCGAAAATTGCAGAGAACAATTGACATTAATTTCATACAATTGCTTCCTTAATGATTTGCAAAATCTCATCCGTAATATAGCGGGGAGTTTTCATATACAGCTTATCTTTTTCAAGTTCCAATACGCGCTCGATAATTTGTCTAACTTCCGGTGTGGCGCTAGTAATTGGTTGCTGTACGTCGCTCAAGTCTTTGTCAGTGTGGTAACCAGAACGCTTTTCTGCTAAAATGGCGATCGGTACGGGTGCGATCGCACTATCTGAATATCTAAAAGCCACAACCAGATTTTCATTCATAATTAGAAGGAAGAAGGAAGAAGGAAAAATGTTTATAGAGTTAGCTTTTGAGTCCTCTCAATTTGACGTTTAATTAAGTGGATTAACTTGTTTTATTGCCAAATTCAAAAACTAGAGGGTTACGCATGGGGTGAGAAACCGGGTTTCTACGAGTTTTGCTCTCCTGTCACGAGAAATTTACAAAGAAACCCGGTTTCTACGATTTTTGTGACGAGAAACGAGAAATTTAGGGAAAAAGCGGGTTTTTGAGGTCTGCGCGCGCAAGCAAACTAAGCTAGGAACTCAAACCGCGATCGAATAATTCTATCTTTTTAAGATAAACCGAACCTGAATAAATGTCAAATATCTAACAATCCATAACGCCTCTGAATTTCCAGCAATTTCACCCTAGCTTCCCCAGCGTTGTCGGCTAAATCGGCAAATTCCAAGAACCGCTTCAATTCTTTTCGCAGCAGATTGCGCTCAACTTCTAAGCTTTCTCGACCCAAATCAGGAGGCAAAACTATCATATCAAATAAAGTTGCCCTTTCTTTCCCCGGATGCGGCCGCAAGATTCGTCCCCGGCGCTGAATAAACTGGCGCGGATTGCTGCTACTTGCTAAAATTACAGCATGACGAATTGCGGGGATATCAACGCCTTCATCCAAGCAGCGAATCGCGACTAAACCTTGCAATTCTCCACTCTCGAATTGTTGACGCAATCTTTCTCTTTCGGCTAAGGGAGTCGCCGCTGTATAGGTGTTAATTCGATAGCCCAATTCTGAACCTAATAATTTTGCGGTTTCTGTGAGTTGGCGGTGGTTGCTGCGGCGCGCACC
This region includes:
- a CDS encoding nucleoside triphosphate pyrophosphohydrolase, producing the protein MEKEYHKLVRDRIPEIIRQSGNECEFVILSDREYRQALRQKLIEEAAEAAAADDDDLLAELADLSEVMDALMLSYGVSGNRLLAEKTKRREARGSFAQKIMLLRTF
- a CDS encoding Uma2 family endonuclease → MASSSAITQVLETDIWVKATWEEFLAFADDSTWEKGKFYYYQEHMRVEMSPVGPLHGHQHSILSSVVSLFATFKNIRFVQFINASFRKAGISEFQPYIACYIGSNLKLPPNDSNSPVDLNECDPPNLVIEVGASSFNDDLGSKRLLYEDAGISEYWVDRANTQEVFAFAINDGGSGRIQQSRVLPGLEIALVEEALNRSQTQDDGEIARWLIQTFNQG
- a CDS encoding endonuclease/exonuclease/phosphatase family protein — translated: MKHKPTDIINRIFQQSVTILAYSYSVFIICYFILKLIFWDRISIIALISTFVPLILFPVFLLPIVGVSIIKKKWFTIISMISCILLISWLHLKYFSPAPTNITNTQPSLKILSHNVGWYTTQSPTLVKLIERQKPDIIFLQEIVNKHTKRAFTWLKPDYPYQIGIPPVGILSKYPIISSEILHLAGHPETQQRAIIKFNQQEIVIYNMQATGPWFKGYNILPFLKIPIYKYGMRAPEIQDLVQRVEQETLPVIVAGDFNMTDETQDYYNVQKVLQDSFRKSGFGFGFTWPHGWKLKLLVKRSNFKLNYPVCRIDYIWYSQHWGAKSSSILNATESDHLPVGAELVLLKPQNS
- a CDS encoding AAA family ATPase — encoded protein: MKLMSIVLCNFRQFYDQTPEIKLAWGAQNITIIHGNNGAGKTALMNGFTWVLYEKFSAAFAVGEQLVNKRAIAEAKNGKKVDCWVEIIFEHDTIRYKVRRACRVYKSDENLEQSKSELFLQIAKDDGRWMPSPQHPDDIIGRILPESLHQYFFFDGERIEQIVRHDKKAEIAEATKELLGVEVLTRSIRHLGDAKKSLETDLRQIGNSEIKKLLKEKQKSQEEADKLSQKQLEIEQELINQGEVKKAVSGSLLELSGAAELQKLRNELEMQQTLFKQEIARCLDAIKREISVRGYAMFLSDAAAEFEIIVGALREKGELLSGIQRPFLQELLAQQQCICGAELTPHSVACENVMGWMDKAGAGDVEETTIRISDRINEIDRQIADFWDEIDRQQSNISRGRSELSRVESQLDDIHTKLKNFPNGDVSRLQKRLDQIEANMSELHRETGSNQQQIESLTAQVAAFDKQIDKQQLNEERQVLAQRRIAASQDAIDRLTEVRSRLEKEFCSHLEKRVQDIFSQISFTPYIPKLSDKYELTLVENTSGKESLVAASTGENQILSLSFIGGIIEGVREWSQKNTLMGPDSSTFPIVMDSPFGSLDEIYRKQIANKLPKLANQLVVLVTKTQWRGEVAQEMETSIGKEYVLEYNSPKPDCEEDSIDLGGMRYALVKRSPNEFEYTEIVEVDYGF
- a CDS encoding DNA phosphorothioation-associated protein 4; amino-acid sequence: MAPNRIRIAKDKADLVKSLTLSDNKSGPFQTYADVIAFAASLGKKRKKRSPLGEISKREPGAIDVDIFVSRGYDMAIKLIAIAETKNPQILSHLDAKSEVERLQIFEEYANGGLEILREEFRGAADYTDRLLLFLISERDNKHRSNEEFDLSKFLF